The genomic window TTTTCAGTCTCAACAGTTTTCTCTCtcccacctcatcccaacaaatgggcgatctacattttcttctatataatgcctcgaaaggagccatctgaatgcttgcttggtaactattattataagcgaactcaaccaatgataagtgattatcccatgcaccacccaagtccatgacacaagcccttaacatgtcctctaggatctgtatggttcgttctgattgtccgtcagtttgaggatgaaaagctgtactgaaatttaacttggtacCAAGGGCTTTATGAAGGCTTTTCCAAAACTGAGAAAcaaatctactatctcgatctgacataatagtaactggtactccatgcagtcgtactatctgctctatatacaaGCCTGTCAATCTTTCTAAGGAAAGACCAATTCGAAAGGATAAGAAATACGCTGATTTCGTCAATCGGTCAATAATTATCCATACAGCATTATTATTCCGAAGTGTTTTAAGTAACCCAGTCACAAAATCTatagtaatatgctcccattttcactaaggaataagaagagactgcaacggtcctgctggtctttgatgttcagcttttacttgttgacataccaaacattgggctacaaattgtgcaatatcccttttcataccagaccaccaaaaattttttttcaaatcttgatacatttttgtgcttCCAGGATGCATGGTGTAAGCCGAACAGTGAGCCTCCTCCAAAATCTCGTTCTTTAATCCTGGAATCTTGGAAACACAGTCTGTTATCGAACctcaatgacccatcctcatgTGTCCAAAATTTTATCTGTATACCAGATTTCACTATTTCTATGACCTTTTGTAAATCTGAATCTTCCTTTTGAGCTGtcttaatcttttcaatcaagGTAGGCTGTAGTACAAAATTTGTAAGTTGAACTTGAGGATTatgtagtcgtatttcaatttctgATTTCTCCAAATCTAGTAATATAGGCTTTTGTGAGGTCATTAGAGCAGCTAATTCACCAGAGAATTTTCTACTTAGAGCATCGGCTACAACATTTGCCTTTTCGAgatgataatttattgtcaagtcatagtccttcaatagttccaaccaccttctttgtctcaaatttaaCTCCTTCTAAGTAAAGAtgtattttaaacttttatgatccGTGAAAATCTCACAATGCTCTCCATATAaataatgcctccatatttttaaagcaaaaatcacagctgctaattctaagtcatgagtaggataatttcgctcatatgacttcaactgtcgagaggcataagctatcacctttCCCTTTTGCATTAGAACACAATCGAGGCCTTTACGAGAAGCATCGCTATAGATAGTGAAACCTTCTGTTCCGGATGGAATGGTTAAGATTGGAGCAGTCACTAATcgtctttttaactcttgaaagctttgctcgcattcatctgtccattcaaactttacttatttctgtgttagacgagatagaggcatagcaatacaagagaaaccttccacaaaccttcgataGTAGCCAACCAACTCCAAAAAGCTACGTACCTCCGATACATTAATAGGTCGGCTCCAGTCGACTACTGCCTCCACTTTTCTTGGGTCAACTGAAATACCATCCTTGGAGATGACATGCCCAAGGAAAGTAACACTGttcatctaaaatttatatttttgtagctttgcataTAGCTTCTTTCTCCTCAGAGTTTGTAATACAATCCTCAAATGCTCTTCATGCTCAAGTGAGCTTTTcgagtaaatcaaaatatcatcaataaatacaactacaaatcAATCCAAGTATGATGCGaacactcgattcataagatccatGAAGGTTGCCGGTACATTGATCAAACCAAAGGGCATGActaaaaactcataatgcccatatctagtccgaaaggctatttttgatatatctctagactgtatcttcaactgatggtagccaaaacgaagatcaatttttgagaagacctgtgccccttgcaactgatcaaacaaatcatcgattcgtggtaaaggatatttatttcgcactgttaccttgtttaattctcgatagtctatgcaaagtcgaaggctaccgtctttcttcttcacaaaaagtACTAGAGCTCCCCAAGATGATACACTAGGTCTAATAAATCTCttgtccaacaactcttgtaattgcttttgtaattccttcaattctgctggagccattcgataaggggctttagaaactgaactcgtaccagggatcaagtcaatagaaaactcaatctctcgatcaggagGTAGTCCAGGCAGGTCATCTGAAAAAACATCGGAAAATTCTTTCATAATAGGGATATCCTCTAACTTGAGTTTCTCATTCTGAGTAtctaatacagtggctagaaatccttcacatccttttctaagaAGTCTCTGGGCATGGatagctgagatgaacttctggtgAAAGAAGAATTTAGTACTCATGAAACTGAACTCTGactgatctaaaatttgaaaccTTATTGTCTTTTTGAAGCAAtcaactgtagcatgatatgctgctaaccaatccatccccaagattcgatcaaagtccttcatctctaagactaataagtctgctttcatctctCTATCTTCAATACTTAGTAtacaatctttgcaaattgaattaaccaagatcaccTCTCCGCTTGGCGTGCAAACACAAAGATCATTTTCTAAAGGTGTAGGAGACATCTCATTGGTCctcttaataaaactagttgctataaaagagtggATAGCTCCAGGGtcaaatagagcatagacatCGTTGGATGCTATTTTAATCATACCTGTCAGATATTTACATAATATTCATTTATCATGCAAGGCTATATGTTCATATATATTTAAGCATATAATATttcatgacatatatatatataaagaacttTAGGAGATCAGttcagtacctgtcaccactgagttagaagcattagcatcctgttgtgtaagtgcatagactcgtccttgggtctttgatttttgttgtcccgCATCTTGTCTTTGTACACCTTGGGGTGCCCGATTTGCGGGAGTATTTTGGAAGTTTTGAGGCATCTACTGTCTCTGTGATTCTCCTCCATTGCGGCATACAATTGCTTTATGGCCATCTCGTCTACATTTATAACATTGTCCTCCAGGCCACGTACAATCTAATTTAAGATGGGATCCTCCACATCTGTAACAAATAATGCTCCCCTGATGTTGTACTTTACTTTCAATGGCAGTCTGGCTTGGTTTTGGGATCTTTGGTTTGAAGGCTTTGATACTTTGATCTTGAGAATCAATTGCTCGACCccttttcttcatacttttctctcttgctacttgagcatcattaagtcctttttctattattaagcatttgttgacaacttctttataagtgggcagctcaaaAATAGTCACTAGTTGTTGGATTCTATCCCTTAgtccattctcaaattttctggctcgaacattttcctcagctatcaatgcaggggcatatctcgacaattcttcaaatttggccgcatattgagcaactgtcatGTGACCCTGTACCAGTCGATCGAACTCTCGAAATTTCTGAAGTCAGATACTCTGGAGAAAATACTTCTCATAGAAGACCTTTCTAAATTCTTTCCAAgtaaaaggtacatcatttggcCCCATCTTTTCAATTtccatctcccaccaatcggctacctcaccttgtaacataaaagtggcaaaagtgaccttatcttcagcaggacatctcaaagtatggaaaactttctctattgcttttagccagctttcagcttccataggatctgaggtccctgagaatgccggtggtgcatactttttgaaatctaataaattgatttgatgttcatactgattttcagctccttgttgctgctgagactgtcgctcctgaaatatttgttgaatgatctgctgttgttgtccttgctgcacctccaatatcctcctcatatctttcctcgcagccacttgttgttgaaccagtacttgcatTAACTAAGCTGCAGTAACTTGTTCCCCAAATTGAATTTCAGGTTCTCCTGGAGTTTCTTTCCCGGGAGTGACCTCTGCAGGCTCAGtaggatgttcttgttgtggtgcatcatcatccggtgagggtggagcattttcttgTTACATAGCTGGCTCCCAAGCATTAGAGCCATCCGCAAATCGAGTAGGTCTCCGATTTTGCCCACGCTCAATCCCTCATGCCATGTCAACCTACACAGTTTTACTTTAatcagaaaatttaaaaaaatatctcatattagttaatttttatctaaaagtcTACCCACATACTCTCTCTCTGAAATGAACCTTAGGATtcctaaacctaagctctgataccactctgtcacaccccgaacccagcacctgagtttggacacgtgacacggccacacaaaccctagagcagcgccctgaggatcatgtaaggcctaaataatttaatacttcaaaattttaaataaccaagtagataccaaatcaatcaaccaagtcacaacttcaaatcaaatgtaaactttgttcaatacaattattcaaatgttcattggcatcagagaatttaaactaactgaactactaaaggctttagttcttatttgctctcgcccaaaccatccaaactaagcatcctgtgagtctgaaaaagataagaaggaaatatgagcttctccagctcagtaagaatcactgtacATGTACATCAAGTcagtagataaaattaatatttctaaaaccaatacaattgagaaaactcatatgtatataataactggAATATTGTCACAAATATGCATTTAATAATATGTACCATCATATATCATCAGAtgaaatcttcattcattgttgaatttcatattatATGTTTCATCTTTCACATCTTCGGTTTGACAACCTTTATtcttttttggctttggactaacccagaccatacctcaatctctttccaatccaattttgttctttcatataagcctttcaaggctgtcccaggatgagctcctgaccgactgTCCCACGTACAAAACTCCATgagagactgtcccaggcataagctcctggccggctgatccacctgtaagccagtgggggctgtcccaggcataagctcctggcggactgtcccaggcatgagctcctggccggctgatccatatgtcgaggctagtccaaaccatatcttttttatttaatttttgattttattgaattatttaaaattacagaatgatgaagttgataagtcatatccataagactcataccatcaaccataaaaatcttttcataacatgctcatatttaaaaagattcatataagccatatatcggtgtctcaagcatagaaaactcatcgatTATAAATCTAGTATTGCAAATTTAATATTATAAACAAATAACATATATAGAGATGATCATGTATAGGATTCTTATCTTGATCAATGAGAAAtcaaattcacagccttatagtctgaaaatcaaaatcctactcgttgtccccctgttcgttggactgttctcctatcaaataattcaatttaaccaaataattttttttaaaaatatatatatatattgagattTATCAAAACTCTTACCTATGTCCCCCcccttttttatttattatatatatatatatttttatatataatttaatatttagagaagagagaagatatttcttcttctcttccccgtGATAAAGAACAGGGGACCCGAACCCTTTTTCGAATGCCTCCCCATCATCTGGCCAGGTAGGCCATCTCCGACCACCCTCCCCGGCAACCCCAACGACGACGATGCTACCGTCCCGGTGGCAGTGCCACCATCCCTATTGCCGGCagtagaaaaagaagaaacaacaCAAATAGGagtgtccctgtttgagcccgaaccggcatctTGCCGGCTTCCAAGTACACCTATGGTCGGAGAGATTAATTcgaaaagaagggagaaggaatGTACCTTGTTTCGACGGCCAAAAACAGCTCCAGCGGCCCTTCTCTTTCGATCAACCCTCACGGTGCTCTCTTTTGCCAAAATCCTTCAAATCCCTTTAATTTCTTTGAAATTTTGTTGTAAGATTCTAAGGGAGGAAAGGGGGGTCTTTATAGAGGAGGTtttctaccctagccggactcctcgAGTCCGATTTCGTCGGAaacgaggaggaagaagactccgattaggagtcttcctccgatttttttttttttctgttgttgGGCCGTCACAGGTTTACAGGCTATAAGCTGTATAATCCTATTACAAAGAAAGTGATCTTCTCAAGGgatgttgattttgatgaaaAGCAAATGTGGAGTTGGCAAGATAATAACAAAATACAAGAAAACAAGAAATatattgaagaagaagaagagccaaaGCATCAAGAAGAAATTCTATCAACCCCATAATAAAGTTCAAGACATCCATCTCCACAAAAAAGTTCAAGTAGAAGAGTACACAAAAATCGAAGTATCCAAGAATTGCTTGATGTCATAAGGTGTCTTGATGTTAATGATTATAGTATGTTTTGCCTTTTTGCAGGTTGTGATCCAATTGAGTTCCATGAtgcaaataaagaagaaaaatggagaaatGCCATGCATGAAGAAATTTTATCAATCGAGAAGAATGACACCTGGGAACTCATAAATCTTTTCCAAGATCATCAAGCGATTGGAGTCAAATGGGTGTACAAAATAAAAACAAATGCAAGAGGAGAAATTGAAAAGTATAAAGCTCGTTTGGTGGTGAAAGGCTACAAACAAcaatatggtattgattatgatgaagttTTTTCTCCAGTTATTCGAATGGAGACAGTACGCCTTCTTATTTCCTTAGCGGCTCAAATGAAatggaaaatttttaaaatggatGTAAaatcagctttcttgaatggctaTTTGGATACAGAAGTCTACGTAGAACAACCTTTGGATTTTATTCAAAAAGGACAGGAAGACAGTCTACAAACTCAAAAGAGCTCtccatggattaaaacaagctccatGAGCCTGGAATACAAGAATTGACAAATATTTTGCTGAAAATGATTTTCGAAAATGCCTTCTTGAACATTCTCTTTATATAAAGATTAATAATATTGGTGGTGTTCTATTTGTCTGCCTATATGTGGATAATTTGATATTCACAGGGAATAGTCTTGCAATGATTgaagatttcaagacttcaatgaTCAAAGAATTTGAGATGATGAATCTTGGCCTAATGTCTTACTTTTTAGGCAGTGAAGTCAACCAATCAAATGAAGGCATATTCATTTTACAAAGCAAATATACAAAGGAGATTTTGAAGAAATTTAACATGGAGAAGTGTAATTCTAGCAACATTCCAATCGAATACAATACCAAATTGAgcaaagatggagaagaagatcTTGTCAATCCAATATATTACAAAAGTTTGATTGGAAGCTTAAGATATCTCACAAGCACAAGACCGGATATTGCTTATAGTGTTGGAGTTATAAGTCGTTACATGGATAAGTCAAGAATGAATCACTTAATCGTCGTAAAAAGAATTCTTCGATATATCAAAGGTATATAagattatggtattttttattcatctactaACTCAATAAAGCTAGTTGGATTTTGTGATAGCAATTGGACTGgagatattgatgatagaaaaagcacaagtggatttGCATTTTATATTAGAGGTGCAGCATTCATATAATCTTCAAAGAAGCAACAACTCTACATGCTAATGACCTTCAGTGGCTCTCTCGAATCCCCTCTCTGCAGTACCTTGACTTGAGTGCTGTCAACCTCTCCAAGGCATCAAATTGGCTTCATGAGATCAATATGCATCCTTCTCTGTCAGTCTTGAAATTATCTTATACTGGACTTCCTGGTTTTCCTTCGACTCTGCAGCATGTAAACTTCACTTCTCTCATCATGCTCGATCTCTCTGACAATGAATTTCAATCTGCCACCATCCCTGACTGGCTGCTTAATATTAGCAGCCTCGTTCAACTCGATCTCAGTTTTTGCAACATTCATGGGAGGTTATCAGTTGCAGTAGATATGTTGGGGAATCTCAACCGTTTGAAGTATTTGGATTTATCTGGAAACAATATTATCGGGCATACCAAACAAATGTTGGGAAATCTTAGCCAATTAAGGCACTTGTCATTATCTGGCAATCAAATTAGTGGCCAATTTCCAGAAAGCCTGGGAAATCTTAGCCACCTCGAGTATTTAGACTTGTCTTACAATCGAATCAGTGGAGAAATACAAAAAAGCATGGGGAACCTCCACAACTTGGAGGTATTGGATTTGTCCTTTAACATCAGAATCAGCGGAGAAATACCGGAAACCATTGGGAACCTCCTCAACTTGGAGGTATTGGATTTGTCCTCTAACCAGATCACGGGATGGATACCAGAAGAAATACTGGGGAATAATAGCCAACTGAGGAGCTTATATTTGAGAAGCAATCAAATTAGTGGTGAAATTCCAAAAAATCTAAGGGATGCTAGCCACCTGGAGGATTTAGATCTGTTTAACAACAGAATCAGTGGAGAAATACCAGAAACCATTGGGAACCTCCACAACTTGGAGAGCTTAATGTTGGGAGGTAATAATATTACCGGACAAATTCCAAGAAACATGTCGAATCTCTGCGACCTACAGTGGTTGGACTTATCAAATAACAATTTTGCAGGAGAGATCACAAGTCTTATAGAAGGATTTTCTGAAtgcattaaaaataataaattggaTAGGGGAAGCAGTTTGAAGAGTTTAGCATTTATGGTCATGAGTAACAATAATTTCAGTGGGACAATTCCAGAAAGTCTGGGCCAGTTATCTGGGCTTGTAGAGTTAGATCTGTCCTCGAACTCTTTCACAGGATACTTGAGTGAAGTGCACTTTTCCAACCTCACAAGGTTGAAGGTTTTGGATCTGTCTTACAACTCCTTGAAATTGAACCTAAGTGACGGTTGGATTCCTTCTTTCAATGCTCGTATTATTAGGATGTGCTCTTGCCATGTGGGACCTAAATTTCCTGCTTGGCTTCGAACCCAGACATATCTGGATTCATTGTGCCTCTCTGAAGCTGGAATTTCGGACAAGATTCCATCATGGTTGTGGTATAGGGATATGACTTACCTCAATGTATCCCATAATTCCATGGAAGGACGAATACCAAGTTCTTTGGGGGCCACTCTTATGTATCACTTGATCTGAGCTCCACTTGCCTTTCTGGCCCAATACCTAATGTGAATGCTGACCTCATTATTCTCTCCAACAACTCTTTTTCCGGACCCATTTCCTGGAACTTTTCTGAAAATGCTGGCCCTTACGCACTCTCTTTATCTCACAATCATATAAATGGTAGCATTCCAGAGTCTTTTTGTAATTGGACTTCATTGGTGGTTCTTGACCTCTCCAATAATGAGTTATCCGGAAGATTTCCAGACTGCGGGATTTGTAATTTGCCTTCATTAATGATTCTTGATCTCTCCGATAATAAATTATCTGGAGGACTTCCAGATTGCTGGAGCAAGTCACAACGAGGAATTATTGAGGTACCAAAAAGCAAAAGAGTAGAAGATACATCTAGCACGGTGGCATATACTATGAAACTCCAATCTTTACACATGAGGAACAATAGCTTATCTGGTGAATTTCCTTCCTTCCTGAGACTTTGTAAACAATTAGTTATTCTTGATCTTGGTGAAAACAGATACTCGGGCAACATACCCACATGGATTGGAGAAAGCCTTCCGTCTCTAAGGGTTCTTCGTCTAAGATCAAATTTCTTTGATGGTAATATTCCGATACAAATATCTAGTCTGTCTTTTCTTCAGGTTTTGGACTTGGCATGCAACAATTTTTCAGGAAATTTGCCATCATCTTTTGGAAATTTTACTGCCATGGTTGAGATACAAGAAGGAAGCAAACCAATGCTTTCAAATATTAGCACAGGGTCGTATTACGAAGAGAGTCTCTTGATATCTGCAAAAGGATCGGACCTTGAGTACACTAGCGTGCTTTTACTGGTTACAAGCATTGACCTATCACACAATAATTTTTTCGGGGAAATACCTAATGAAGTGACAAATCTTTCTGTATTGTATTTCTTGAACTTATCTGGAAATCATTTCACCGGAAACATCCCACAAAATATTGGTGACATGAGACAGTTGGAATCACTTGATTTATCAATGAATGATCTTTGTGGCCAAATTNNNNNNNNNNNNNCCCCAAACCATGCTTGCTTTGAATTACTTAAGCAAGTTGAATTTGTCATATAACAACTTGTCAGGAAGAATTCCATCAGGATATCAATTTCTGACCTTCAATGACCCTTCCATCTACATCGGTAATCATAACCTTTGTGGACAGCCATTGCAAGATTGCCCCACTCATAAACCTCCACATCAAGAAGAGGAACAAGTAGATGAAGATGACTGTGATATGATATGGATTTATGCTAGCTCGGTATTGGGATTTATCTTGGGATTCTGGAGTTTCGTTGGTACAATAATGATCAAGAAGGATATCAGGATTTCTTATCTTCGATTCATTGACAGAACATT from Elaeis guineensis isolate ETL-2024a chromosome 4, EG11, whole genome shotgun sequence includes these protein-coding regions:
- the LOC140857311 gene encoding uncharacterized protein encodes the protein MPQNFQNTPANRAPQGVQRQDAGQQKSKTQGRVYALTQQDANASNSVVTGMIKIASNDVYALFDPGAIHSFIATSFIKRTNEMSPTPLENDLCVCTPSGEVILVNSICKDCILSIEDREMKADLLVLEMKDFDRILGMDWLAAYHATVDCFKKTIRFQILDQSEFSFMSTKFFFHQKFISAIHAQRLLRKGCEGFLATVLDTQNEKLKLEDIPIMKEFSDVFSDDLPGLPPDREIEFSIDLIPGTSSVSKAPYRMAPAELKELQKQLQELLDKRFIRPSVSSWGALVLFVKKKDGSLRLCIDYRELNKVTVRNKYPLPRIDDLFDQLQGAQVFSKIDLRFGYHQLKIQSRDISKIAFRTRYGHYEFLVMPFGLINVPATFMDLMNRVFASYLD
- the LOC140857312 gene encoding uncharacterized protein — protein: MAVWLGFGIFGRPSPTTLPGNPNDDDATVPVAVPPSLLPAVEKEETTQIGVSLFEPEPASCRLPSCDPIEFHDANKEEKWRNAMHEEILSIEKNDTWELINLFQDHQAIGVKWVYKIKTNARGEIEKYKARLVVKGYKQQYGIDYDEVFSPVIRMETRCSIHIIFKEATTLHANDLQWLSRIPSLQYLDLSAVNLSKASNWLHEINMHPSLSVLKLSYTGLPGFPSTLQHVNFTSLIMLDLSDNEFQSATIPDWLLNISSLVQLDLSFCNIHGRLSVAVDMLGNLNRLKYLDLSGNNIIGHTKQMLGNLSQLRHLSLSGNQISGQFPESLGNLSHLEYLDLSYNRISGEIQKSMGNLHNLEVLDLSSNQITGWIPEEILGNNSQLRSLYLRSNQISGEIPKNLRDASHLEDLDLFNNRISGEIPETIGNLHNLESLMLGGNNITGQIPRNMSNLCDLQWLDLSNNNFAGEITSLIEGFSECIKNNKLDRGSSLKSLAFMVMSNNNFSGTIPESLGQLSGLVELDLSSNSFTGYLSEVHFSNLTRLKVLDLSYNSLKLNLSDGWIPSFNARIIRMCSCHVGPKFPAWLRTQTYLDSLCLSEAGISDKIPSWLWYRDMTYLNVSHNSMEGRIPSSLGATLMYHLI
- the LOC140857313 gene encoding receptor-like protein EIX2, which gives rise to MILDLSDNKLSGGLPDCWSKSQRGIIEVPKSKRVEDTSSTVAYTMKLQSLHMRNNSLSGEFPSFLRLCKQLVILDLGENRYSGNIPTWIGESLPSLRVLRLRSNFFDGNIPIQISSLSFLQVLDLACNNFSGNLPSSFGNFTAMVEIQEGSKPMLSNISTGSYYEESLLISAKGSDLEYTSVLLLVTSIDLSHNNFFGEIPNEVTNLSVLYFLNLSGNHFTGNIPQNIGRIPSGYQFLTFNDPSIYIGNHNLCGQPLQDCPTHKPPHQEEEQVDEDDCDMIWIYASSVLGFILGFWSFVGTIMIKKDIRISYLRFIDRTFDWFIKN